The sequence CAGTAGACTGTATCGCCTCCCCATTCCTCGGGGATGAGGCCCAAGTCGGAAAGCTGCTGTTTCACCCGGTCGGGGTTCGCGTCCTGAAGATCCATCTTGTTCATAGCCACCATGATCTTCACACCCGCCGCCTTGGCATGGTCAATGGCTTCGCGCGTCTGGGGCATGACCCCCTCATTCGCCGCCACGACCAGGATCACCATATCTGTTACCTGCGCCCCGCGGGCGCGCATGGCCGTAAAGGCTTCATGGCCGGGGGTGTCGAGGAAAACGCAGGTGCCCTTTCCGGTCTTCACCCGGTAGGCGCCGATATGCTGCGTGATGCCGCCCGCCTCGCCCGCCATGACATTCGCGTTGCGGATGGCATCGAGAAGGCGGGTCTTCCCGTGGTCAACATGCCCCATGATCGTGATCACGGGTGCCCGGGTCTCGAGGTCCTCCGGCTTGTCGGCCTCCTGGATAAGAATGTCCTCGATTTTGTCCTTGGCGATTTCAACTTCATAGCCGAAAGTCTCGCAAACGATCGTTGCCATCGTGTTGTCCAAGGACTGGTTGATGGTGGTCATCTGGCCAAGCTTCATCAGCTCCTTGATGACCTCTGCCACGCGGACGCTGAGCTTGTCGGCCAGTTCCTTCACGGTGATCGTCTCACCGATGCGGACCCGCCCGCCGCGCGGGCGCGCGGGAGCTGGAGGCGCAGGGGCCGCCTCCGCCCGAGGGGGCGCCACTTTCTTCTTCGGCGGCTCCTCCCCCTTCGGCGCTTCTGCCACCGGCACCGGTGCCTCGACGGGGGCAGGAGCCTCTTTCTTTTTCGGGACTTTGGCCTTCAGGGGCGGCGCCTCTTCCGCAGCGGCGGGAGCGGCCTTTTTTTTCTTCGCCGGGGCCTTGGCTTTCTCCGTGGGGGCGACGTCCGCCTTCTTCGCGGGCGCCGCGGGCGTTGCCGCCTTCTTCTCCTTCGAGGCACTGAAGAGGGTCACGATGAGCTCGGCCGTTTCCTCATCGACCGTACTCATATGGCTTTTGACTTCGATCCCCTCGCCTTTGAGCTCCTCCACGAACGCTTTGTTCGCGTAACCGAGCTGTTTGGCCAGCTCATACACCCTGATTTTCGCCATTAATTCCTCAGTTTCAGGCCATAGTAATCACATTAGCATCTAACATCTAAAATACTGAAAATTCAGATGATATTCAACGAATTCCACTGCGAGACACTCAACGCCAGCGCCTCTTCCAGCGGCGGATCCGCCACAAAAAGCACGCCCGTGGGCTTGCGCCCGCTGGCCCGGCCGACATCCTCCATCCCCAGGGGAAGCGGGACGGGATTCATCGCCTTCTCCTCCATCTCCCTCCGGCTGTTCGGCGAAAGGTCGGACGCCAGAAACCATCTGCCCGCTTTTCCCGAAGCCCCCTCCCGAAGGGCGGCCTCCCGTCCTGTGGTGATCGTTCCCTTTCCGATGCCCGCCGCGAGCAGGCCCCGGATTCTGTTCTCCAGCGCTGCCCGAATCTGCGCGGCGAGGCTCTCCTCATCTGGCACCTGCACCGCGCGGCGAAGCACATGCGCCAGCAGGCCCGGCTTCATTG comes from bacterium and encodes:
- the infB gene encoding translation initiation factor IF-2 — protein: MAKIRVYELAKQLGYANKAFVEELKGEGIEVKSHMSTVDEETAELIVTLFSASKEKKAATPAAPAKKADVAPTEKAKAPAKKKKAAPAAAEEAPPLKAKVPKKKEAPAPVEAPVPVAEAPKGEEPPKKKVAPPRAEAAPAPPAPARPRGGRVRIGETITVKELADKLSVRVAEVIKELMKLGQMTTINQSLDNTMATIVCETFGYEVEIAKDKIEDILIQEADKPEDLETRAPVITIMGHVDHGKTRLLDAIRNANVMAGEAGGITQHIGAYRVKTGKGTCVFLDTPGHEAFTAMRARGAQVTDMVILVVAANEGVMPQTREAIDHAKAAGVKIMVAMNKMDLQDANPDRVKQQLSDLGLIPEEWGGDTVYCPISAKQGDGIDDLLELAVLQAEMMELKANPNRPGLGVVIEAKLDRGRGPVATVLVQRGTLRVGDSFVAGRWNGKVRALINDQGLKIKEGLPSTPVEVVGFNGVPDAGDEFIVLNDERAAREISAKRQHRERVAALRPIARISLEGFMAGVKEGKLKELNLIVKADTQGSIEALRESLGKLGNEEVAVRILHYLTGGITESDVMLAAASSAVIVGFNVRPTPGAQETAKKESVDIRLYSVIYDAIGEVKAALEGILEPFRREVVTAHAEVRQVFHVPRVGTIAGTLVSDGKIKRNSEARVIRDNVVVYASRISSLRRFKDDVHEVQSGYECGIGVEKFNDLKEGDIIELFETEEVARTL
- a CDS encoding YlxR family protein; this encodes MCVGCRKKMPAGRMFRVAASPRGEVAAELGSQLPGRGAHCCFERSCLRQAMKPGLLAHVLRRAVQVPDEESLAAQIRAALENRIRGLLAAGIGKGTITTGREAALREGASGKAGRWFLASDLSPNSRREMEEKAMNPVPLPLGMEDVGRASGRKPTGVLFVADPPLEEALALSVSQWNSLNII